From the genome of Anopheles merus strain MAF chromosome X, AmerM5.1, whole genome shotgun sequence, one region includes:
- the LOC121603484 gene encoding rhophilin-2 isoform X2 translates to MGFLQDLQLKGSDPRVATCRGKLQSKRCKLNQEINKELRLRAGAENLYKATTNKKLKDTVALELSFVNSNLQLLKEQLSELNSSVEIYQSEGLDYVIPMIPLGLKETKEVNFMEPFSDFILEHYSEPSHIYEDAIADITDTRQAAKTPTRDAQGVSLLFRYYNLLYYVERRFFPPDRSLGVYFEWYDSLTGVPSCQRTVAFEKACILFNLAAIYTQIGARQDRSSEKGLDAAVDNLLRAAGVFRHIFDTFTNAPSMDLKPQVLEVLVALMLAQARECLFEKLLLQVENLPPGRDCVQNHRDLSGEATQLALEYREIHQIIHSNDAHTYLPECWAGLVPLKSEYYKALAHYHAAKTKVGGPGGTSSTTEDATAANRCNKQQQQQRYGRGLEPKDTFIFDETSFESDLDPVTLRRAHLRESLSSHEEAQRLQRMCRELKNKVALSKVLNYAHERTAEELEELELDRTGTVGSRSHLSALDEPDLDQLDVTLNATSKFTISLTGPDFTMHRCDDPFRKLGPIAIFSARRHWTAPRSVRLQKGGPSFLLGGGTLDRRQSPYGGGAGGGSSSSGGNSSSSHSSSSNNNRRQQSRGRCCGECANKTNYYNDSRACEVCLKDVCNVSEREFRELKLQDGGGGGGGGEQQQHGTDGTGTEDGRGDISSFGFNIRGDAPVMISTVEINSLADLGGIKEGDFIVELCGVDVKWYTLQQVLKLIRNCEHSLELKVITPMDRNYLKPMAMSHSSKGSISTLSGSSSGISSGAPSPTGTTTKSATKTRSKLGKTRLSSFTSGSWNPFRRTQSLGKIF, encoded by the exons ATGGGCTTTTTGCAGGACTTGCAACTAAAG GGCTCGGACCCAAGGGTCGCCACCTGTCGCGGCAAGCTGCAGAGCAAGCGGTGCAAGCTGAACCAGGAAATCAACAAGGAGCTCCGGTTGCGAGCCGGTGCCGAAAACCTTTACAAGGCCACCACGAACAAGAAGCTCAAAGACACGGTCGCACTCGAGCTGAGCTTCGTCAACTCGAACCTGCAGCTGCTGAAGGAGCAGCTGTCCGAGCTGAACTCCTCCGTCGAGATCTACCAAAGTGAAGG GCTCGACTACGTTATACCGATGATACCGCTCGGGCTGAAGGAAACGAAGGAGGTCAACTTTATGGAACCGTTCTCGGACTTTATTCTGGAGCACTACAGCGAACCGTCGCACATCTACGAGGACGCGATCGCCGACATTACCGACACGAGACAG GCCGCCAAAACGCCGACCCGCGATGCGCAGGGCGTTTCGCTGCTGTTCCGCTACTACAACCTGCTGTACTACGTCGAGCGGCGCTTCTTCCCGCCCGATCGCAGCCTGGGCGTGTACTTCGAATGGTACGACTCACTCACAG GCGTGCCCTCCTGCCAGCGGACGGTGGCGTTCGAGAAGGCGTGCATACTGTTCAACCTGGCCGCCATCTACACCCAGATCGGGGCGCGGCAGGACCGCTCGTCCGAGAAGGGGCTGGACGCGGCCGTCGACAACTTGCTGCGGGCGGCGGGCGTCTTCCGCCACATCTTCGACACGTTCACGAACGCGCCGTCGATGGATCTGAAGCCGCAGGTCCTGGAGGTGCTGGTGGCGCTGATGCTGGCCCAAGCGCGCGAGTGTCTGTTcgagaagctgctgctgcaggtggAAAATTTGCCACCGGGGCGGGACTGTGTACAG AACCATCGTGACCTGTCCGGGGAAGCGACCCAGCTGGCGCTGGAGTACCGCGAGATACATCAGATCATTCACAGCAACGATGCCCACACGTACCTGCCAGAATGTTGGGCCGGGCTGGTACCGCTCAAGTCAGAATACTACAAAG CACTAGCACACTATCACGCGGCCAAAACGAAAGTGGGCGGCCCGGgcggcaccagcagcacgaCCGAGGACGCAACCGCCGCCAACCGGtgcaacaagcagcagcaacagcagcggtaCGGCCGCGGGCTCGAGCCGAAGGACACGTTCATCTTCGACGAAACGTCGTTCGAGTCCGACCTGGATCCGGTGACGCTGCGGCGGGCGCACCTGCGCGAATCACTCTCTAGTCACGAGGAAGCGCAGCGCCTGCAGCGCATGTGCCGCGAGCTGAAGAACAAGGTCGCCCTGTCGAAGGTGCTCAACTACGCGCACGAGCGCACCGCCGAGGAGCTGGAGGAGCTCGAGCTCGACCGGACCGGCACGGTCGGTTCGCGGTCGCACCTGTCCGCGCTGGACGAGCCGGACCTGGACCAGCTGGACGTGACGCTGAACGCCACGAGCAAGTTCACGATCTCGCTGACCGGACCGGACTTCACCATGCACCGGTGCGACGACCCGTTCCGGAAGCTCGGCCCGATCGCGATCTTCTCGGCCCGGCGCCACTGGACGGCGCCGCGCAGCGTCCGGCTGCAGAAGGGCGGCCCGTCGTTCCTGCTCGGCGGCGGCACGCTCGATCGCCGCCAGTCACCGTACGGGGGCGGtgccggcggcggcagcagcagcagcgggggcaacagtagcagcagccacagcagcagcagcaacaacaaccgccGCCAGCAGTCGCGGGGTCGGTGCTGCGGCGAGTGCGCCAACAAGACGAACTACTACAACGACAGCCGGGCGTGCGAGGTGTGCCTGAAGGATGTGTGCAACGTGTCGGAGCGCGAGTTCCGCGAGCTGAAGCTGcaggacggtggtggtggtggtggtggtggggagcagcagcagcatggcaCGGACGGCACAGGGACCGAGGATGGCAGGGGCGACATTAGCAGCTTCGGGTTCAATATACGGGGCGACGCGCCGGTCATGATATCGACGGTGGAAATCAACTCGCTGGCGGAT CTCGGTGGCATTAAGGAGGGCGACTTTATCGTGGAGCTGTGCGGCGTCGACGTGAAATGGTACACGCTCCAGCAGGTCCTGAAGCTGATTCGCAACTGTGAGCACAGTCTCGAGCTGAAGGTCATTACGCCGATGGATCGGAACTATCTGAAG CCGATGGCGATGAGCCACAGCAGCAAGGGCTCCATCTCCACGCTGTCCGGCAGCTCGTCCGGCATCTCGTCCGGCGCACCGTCCCCGACCGGTACGACCACCAAATCGGCGACCAAGACGCGCTCGAAGCTGGGGAAAACGCGCCTCAGCAGCTTCACCTCCGGCAGCTGGAACCCGTTCCGAAGGACGCAAAGCCTGGGCAAGATATTCTAA
- the LOC121603484 gene encoding rhophilin-2 isoform X1 has translation MESDEKDQSKEPAPFPYIRGSDPRVATCRGKLQSKRCKLNQEINKELRLRAGAENLYKATTNKKLKDTVALELSFVNSNLQLLKEQLSELNSSVEIYQSEGLDYVIPMIPLGLKETKEVNFMEPFSDFILEHYSEPSHIYEDAIADITDTRQAAKTPTRDAQGVSLLFRYYNLLYYVERRFFPPDRSLGVYFEWYDSLTGVPSCQRTVAFEKACILFNLAAIYTQIGARQDRSSEKGLDAAVDNLLRAAGVFRHIFDTFTNAPSMDLKPQVLEVLVALMLAQARECLFEKLLLQVENLPPGRDCVQNHRDLSGEATQLALEYREIHQIIHSNDAHTYLPECWAGLVPLKSEYYKALAHYHAAKTKVGGPGGTSSTTEDATAANRCNKQQQQQRYGRGLEPKDTFIFDETSFESDLDPVTLRRAHLRESLSSHEEAQRLQRMCRELKNKVALSKVLNYAHERTAEELEELELDRTGTVGSRSHLSALDEPDLDQLDVTLNATSKFTISLTGPDFTMHRCDDPFRKLGPIAIFSARRHWTAPRSVRLQKGGPSFLLGGGTLDRRQSPYGGGAGGGSSSSGGNSSSSHSSSSNNNRRQQSRGRCCGECANKTNYYNDSRACEVCLKDVCNVSEREFRELKLQDGGGGGGGGEQQQHGTDGTGTEDGRGDISSFGFNIRGDAPVMISTVEINSLADLGGIKEGDFIVELCGVDVKWYTLQQVLKLIRNCEHSLELKVITPMDRNYLKPMAMSHSSKGSISTLSGSSSGISSGAPSPTGTTTKSATKTRSKLGKTRLSSFTSGSWNPFRRTQSLGKIF, from the exons ATGGAAAGTGACGAAAAGGACCAGTCAAAGGAACCGGCCCCGTTTCCCTACATTCGG GGCTCGGACCCAAGGGTCGCCACCTGTCGCGGCAAGCTGCAGAGCAAGCGGTGCAAGCTGAACCAGGAAATCAACAAGGAGCTCCGGTTGCGAGCCGGTGCCGAAAACCTTTACAAGGCCACCACGAACAAGAAGCTCAAAGACACGGTCGCACTCGAGCTGAGCTTCGTCAACTCGAACCTGCAGCTGCTGAAGGAGCAGCTGTCCGAGCTGAACTCCTCCGTCGAGATCTACCAAAGTGAAGG GCTCGACTACGTTATACCGATGATACCGCTCGGGCTGAAGGAAACGAAGGAGGTCAACTTTATGGAACCGTTCTCGGACTTTATTCTGGAGCACTACAGCGAACCGTCGCACATCTACGAGGACGCGATCGCCGACATTACCGACACGAGACAG GCCGCCAAAACGCCGACCCGCGATGCGCAGGGCGTTTCGCTGCTGTTCCGCTACTACAACCTGCTGTACTACGTCGAGCGGCGCTTCTTCCCGCCCGATCGCAGCCTGGGCGTGTACTTCGAATGGTACGACTCACTCACAG GCGTGCCCTCCTGCCAGCGGACGGTGGCGTTCGAGAAGGCGTGCATACTGTTCAACCTGGCCGCCATCTACACCCAGATCGGGGCGCGGCAGGACCGCTCGTCCGAGAAGGGGCTGGACGCGGCCGTCGACAACTTGCTGCGGGCGGCGGGCGTCTTCCGCCACATCTTCGACACGTTCACGAACGCGCCGTCGATGGATCTGAAGCCGCAGGTCCTGGAGGTGCTGGTGGCGCTGATGCTGGCCCAAGCGCGCGAGTGTCTGTTcgagaagctgctgctgcaggtggAAAATTTGCCACCGGGGCGGGACTGTGTACAG AACCATCGTGACCTGTCCGGGGAAGCGACCCAGCTGGCGCTGGAGTACCGCGAGATACATCAGATCATTCACAGCAACGATGCCCACACGTACCTGCCAGAATGTTGGGCCGGGCTGGTACCGCTCAAGTCAGAATACTACAAAG CACTAGCACACTATCACGCGGCCAAAACGAAAGTGGGCGGCCCGGgcggcaccagcagcacgaCCGAGGACGCAACCGCCGCCAACCGGtgcaacaagcagcagcaacagcagcggtaCGGCCGCGGGCTCGAGCCGAAGGACACGTTCATCTTCGACGAAACGTCGTTCGAGTCCGACCTGGATCCGGTGACGCTGCGGCGGGCGCACCTGCGCGAATCACTCTCTAGTCACGAGGAAGCGCAGCGCCTGCAGCGCATGTGCCGCGAGCTGAAGAACAAGGTCGCCCTGTCGAAGGTGCTCAACTACGCGCACGAGCGCACCGCCGAGGAGCTGGAGGAGCTCGAGCTCGACCGGACCGGCACGGTCGGTTCGCGGTCGCACCTGTCCGCGCTGGACGAGCCGGACCTGGACCAGCTGGACGTGACGCTGAACGCCACGAGCAAGTTCACGATCTCGCTGACCGGACCGGACTTCACCATGCACCGGTGCGACGACCCGTTCCGGAAGCTCGGCCCGATCGCGATCTTCTCGGCCCGGCGCCACTGGACGGCGCCGCGCAGCGTCCGGCTGCAGAAGGGCGGCCCGTCGTTCCTGCTCGGCGGCGGCACGCTCGATCGCCGCCAGTCACCGTACGGGGGCGGtgccggcggcggcagcagcagcagcgggggcaacagtagcagcagccacagcagcagcagcaacaacaaccgccGCCAGCAGTCGCGGGGTCGGTGCTGCGGCGAGTGCGCCAACAAGACGAACTACTACAACGACAGCCGGGCGTGCGAGGTGTGCCTGAAGGATGTGTGCAACGTGTCGGAGCGCGAGTTCCGCGAGCTGAAGCTGcaggacggtggtggtggtggtggtggtggggagcagcagcagcatggcaCGGACGGCACAGGGACCGAGGATGGCAGGGGCGACATTAGCAGCTTCGGGTTCAATATACGGGGCGACGCGCCGGTCATGATATCGACGGTGGAAATCAACTCGCTGGCGGAT CTCGGTGGCATTAAGGAGGGCGACTTTATCGTGGAGCTGTGCGGCGTCGACGTGAAATGGTACACGCTCCAGCAGGTCCTGAAGCTGATTCGCAACTGTGAGCACAGTCTCGAGCTGAAGGTCATTACGCCGATGGATCGGAACTATCTGAAG CCGATGGCGATGAGCCACAGCAGCAAGGGCTCCATCTCCACGCTGTCCGGCAGCTCGTCCGGCATCTCGTCCGGCGCACCGTCCCCGACCGGTACGACCACCAAATCGGCGACCAAGACGCGCTCGAAGCTGGGGAAAACGCGCCTCAGCAGCTTCACCTCCGGCAGCTGGAACCCGTTCCGAAGGACGCAAAGCCTGGGCAAGATATTCTAA
- the LOC121603506 gene encoding uncharacterized protein LOC121603506 produces the protein MEKLTLRPGFLVCTDTRRYASSAIQARSHRLLIGRNPGNHVVLADAAAEPLHCKIYRKGKTIMIRNYSNANPIRLNGFKMYGEKPLADFDLIHVSVYQFIWHYFVPPLQRVRWIPADDDGDLPLNRIKAYLTCDAHGNVTIAYFTSGQLPPPITLGYEDLVMDEEALVRLMTAKNIRLEEEREKERYSLLKYAGEPNRRLLAITDPAHERKPEDVKEADSVPINGAECKQVARKGVESVGEGNKAEPAEEADGQQVDEEDQAREREAMFDRMDVPCAFGDVSESIEFFYATYELDVDYAGSDVEMEAEKKEEKEDDSHGFNWEDYEMAYLEHGGNHYEPPKPIQPKELSEDDYSDEEQQCDLQQAYDALPLPPSAQQAADYVRLLLPALDQDCADAVEQDGKQGPDIEQVYLSEKDTRTTPPMLYLDPLKEESAM, from the exons ATGGAAAAGCTGACATTAAGGCCAGGCTTCCTGGTGTGCACGGATACGCGCAGATACGCGTCAAGCGCAATCCAAGCACGAAGCCACCGACTGCTAATCGGCCGAAATCCTGGAAACCATGTAGTGCTGGCGGACGCGGCAGCAGAACCTCTTCACTGCAAGATTTATCGTAAAGGGAAAACG ATCATGATCCGCAACTATTCGAATGCCAATCCCATCCGTTTGAATGGGTTCAAAATGTACGGCGAAAAACCACTCGCCGACTTTGACCTTATCCACGTGTCGGTATACCAGTTTATCTGGCATTACTTTGTTCCTCCCTTGCAAAGGGTACGGTGGATTCCAGCCGACGATGATGGTGATCTTCCGCTGAATCGCATTAAAGCATATTTGACGTGTGATGCGCATGGCAATGTTACGATTGCATATTTCACCAGCGGCCAATTACCACCACCGATCACGCTCGGCTATGAGGATTTGGTGATGGACGAGGAGGCACTCGTTCGTCTGATGACTGCCAAAAACATCCGGCTCGAGGAAGAGCGGGAGAAGGAGCGGTACAGCTTGCTAAAGTACGCAGGAGAGCCCAACCGTCGCTTGTTGGCCATTACTGATCCCGCACACGAACGGAAACCCGAGGATGTCAAAGAAGCAGACTCGGTGCCGATCAATGGCGCGGAGTGCAAGCAGGTCGCTAGAAAAGGCGTCGAGAGCGTTGGAGAGGGCAACAAGGCGGAACCTGCTGAAGAAGCGGATGGCCAACAGGTGGACGAGGAAGACCAGgccagagaaagagaggcaaTGTTTGACCGCATGGATGTTCCCTGCGCATTCGGGGACGTTTCAGAGAGTATTGAATTTTTTTACGCTACCTACGAACTTGACGTCGACTACGCTGGCAGCGACGTGGAAATGGAAGCAGAAaagaaggaggagaaggaggatgaCAGCCACGGTTTTAACTGGGAGGACTATGAGATGGCTTATTTAGAGCACGGTGGGAACCATTACGAGCCGCCGAAGCCCATCCAACCTAAGGAACTGTCCGAAGACGATTATTCTGACGAGGAGCAACAATGCGACTTGCAGCAGGCATACGACGCACTACCTCTGCCACCGAGCGCACAGCAAGCGGCAGATTACGTTCGCCTACTGCTGCCAGCGTTAGATCAGGATTGCGCAGATGCCGTTGAGCAGGACGGGAAGCAGGGACCCGATATCGAGCAGGTCTATCTTTCAGAGAAGGATACACGCACTACTCCACCAATGCTCTACTTGGATCCACTCAAAGAGGAATCCGCCATGTAG
- the LOC121603527 gene encoding uncharacterized protein LOC121603527, whose protein sequence is MEQGTKHGTLFYNDGKGMWKLLGAVKSQRIGIGKNPINHIVLEVPHADIIHCEITLKDNVAMIRNFSYPNPIRVNGLKVYHETQLRSKDTIQVAGFILLWYHVNSLDEWWRLMQFGDDNRPTQNIVRAFLTLNTDRNAKLRFFGCDMPPAQILPDGTLCKQEKMMSVQALKLQKEINHAVIISNFYNVDMEELVGM, encoded by the exons ATGGAACAGGGGACGAAACATGGCACCCTTTTTTACAATGATGGAAAAGGTATGTGGAAACTCCTGGGAGCGGTAAAAAGTCAACGCATTGGAATTGGTAAAAATCCCATCAACCATATTGTGCTGGAGGTACCGCATGCGGATATAATTCACTGCGAGATTACCCTAAAGGATAATGTG GCTATGATACGCAACTTTTCATACCCCAATCCCATCCGTGTGAACGGTTTGAAGGTGTACCATGAAACTCAACTCCGCAGTAAGGATACGATCCAGGTGGCGGGATTTATACTGCTTTGGTACCACGTAAATTCCCTTGATGAATGGTGGCGTCTGATGCAATTCGGCGACGATAATCGTCCTACGCAGAATATAGTTAGAGCATTTTTGACGCTCAACACTGATAGGAATGCTAAACtacgattttttggttgtgATATGCCTCCGGCGCAAATCCTACCGGATGGGACGCTTTGCAAACAGGAGAAGATGATGAGCGTGCAGGCACTTAAGTTGCAGAAGGAAATCAACCATGCGGTGATAATCAGCAATTTTTATAATGTGGACATGGAGGAACTGGTAGGAATGTGA